One segment of Panulirus ornatus isolate Po-2019 chromosome 2, ASM3632096v1, whole genome shotgun sequence DNA contains the following:
- the LOC139752308 gene encoding calcium-activated chloride channel regulator 1-like — protein sequence MVYPGLYIHFTPEYLTDQSQAAWWGPRGKVLLQEWAKLRWGVFDELGYPGDESFPLFYIWNDNSGASGGGTILPTYCANTPVEGRRIDKTERSVCRLTSQGIPDENCRFLPLKDQDATSSLMSYPLIFSDSVVDFCSEPNSDHPHNSVAPTKQNLFCGGRSVWEVMMQHKDFANDVLNMSLHRAAKLNFPRS from the coding sequence atggtttaccctggcttaTATATTCACTTCACTCCTGAGTACCTCACAGATCAATCCCAAGCTGCTTGGTGGGGACCACGGGGTAAGGTGCTACTACAGGAATGGGCCAAGCTGAGGTGGGGAGTGTTTGATGAATTGGGTTATCCTGGCGATGAAAGCTTCCCCCTCTTCTATATCTGGAATGATAACAGTGGAGCATCCGGAGGTGGGACTATTCTTCCCACCTACTGTGCCAACACGCCAGTAGAAGGACGTCGTATAGACAAGACTGAGAGAAGTGTATGTAGATTGACATCCCAAGGAATACCTGACGAAAACTGCCGTTTTCTGCCACTCAAAGACCAGGATGCAACATCCTCACTTATGTCATACCCACTTATCTTCAGCGATTCAGTTGTAGATTTTTGTAGTGAACCAAACAGTGATCACCCGCATAATTCTGTGGCTCCAACAAAGCAAAATCTCTTCTGTGGCGGCCGCTctgtgtgggaggtcatgatgcAACACAAGGACTTTGCAAATGACGTCCTCAACATGTCATTGCATAGGGCTGCTAAACTGAACTTCCCCAGAAGCTGA